A region of Selenomonadales bacterium 4137-cl DNA encodes the following proteins:
- a CDS encoding MurR/RpiR family transcriptional regulator, translated as MPQLGKRIQEHFFEMSPKQKKIAEYISNNYDKAVFQTAKQLSREVGVSEATVVRFAVVLGYDGYPQLVKAMSEMVRDRITTVERLEFSLKTPQGSILKDVMEHDIANIKLTLEELDLTSFLEAVKSMIRAKHIYIVALRSAASLGTFLHFYLQILLKNSMLITKADTLFEDLASVGPDDLVIGISFRRYTRQTVEGMSFCREKGARTIAITDDHTSALGKYSDIVLLAKRDMSTFIDSFVAPLSLINALIVAVGTERPKQTRQTLAEFETIWRKQNIYHKD; from the coding sequence ATGCCGCAGTTGGGCAAAAGAATCCAGGAACATTTTTTTGAGATGAGTCCGAAACAAAAGAAAATCGCCGAGTACATATCCAACAATTACGACAAGGCGGTTTTTCAGACCGCCAAGCAGTTGTCAAGGGAGGTCGGCGTGAGCGAGGCCACCGTGGTCCGGTTCGCCGTCGTTCTTGGCTACGACGGTTACCCGCAGTTGGTCAAGGCGATGAGCGAAATGGTGCGGGACCGGATCACCACCGTCGAGCGCCTCGAGTTTTCCCTGAAGACCCCGCAGGGCTCCATTCTCAAGGACGTGATGGAACACGACATCGCCAACATCAAGCTCACTCTCGAGGAGCTTGACCTGACCAGCTTTCTCGAAGCGGTCAAAAGTATGATCCGCGCCAAGCACATCTATATCGTCGCCCTGAGAAGCGCGGCGTCGCTGGGTACCTTTCTACATTTTTACCTCCAGATACTGCTCAAGAACAGCATGCTGATAACCAAGGCCGACACCCTGTTCGAGGATCTGGCCAGCGTCGGCCCCGACGATCTGGTCATCGGCATCTCCTTCCGCCGCTACACCCGCCAGACCGTCGAGGGCATGAGCTTCTGCCGCGAGAAAGGGGCCCGCACCATCGCCATCACCGACGACCACACCTCGGCGCTGGGTAAATACAGCGACATCGTCCTGCTCGCCAAACGCGACATGTCCACCTTCATCGATTCCTTCGTGGCGCCGCTGTCGCTCATCAACGCCCTCATCGTCGCCGTGGGCACGGAACGTCCCAAGCAGACCAGGCAGACCCTCGCCGAATTCGAGACCATCTGGCGGAAGCAGAACATTTACCACAAAGATTGA
- a CDS encoding FAD-linked oxidase C-terminal domain-containing protein, with protein MINEAIKEKLRTAVGPENVLDKDLDRFGYSYDSSFIPLLPANSPELVVRPLTTAEVSAVMAIAHEHGIPVTARGAASGRTGGSIPVKGGISLSLDRMTKIIELDERNMMVTAEAGVRTIDLYNHCAAKGLFYPPDPASWKMSTIGGNVAENAGGMRAVKYGVTSNYVMGLEVVLADGRVITTGGKAIKNVTGYNLTSLFTGSEGTLGIITKVLLRLIPMPKARNTLQLMFPSLDDACATIHGMLQAGVVPASAELMDKMSIQAVARHRKMDIDPAIEACVIIEVDGEDEAALAKQAGQIKQIARGFAVAEVRIAASPKEADDIWAIRRGLSSAVGAMAPTRLGEDISVPRDAFPEVVRRIKKISEKYNLPIAVYGHAGDGNLHPSVLCDLQNPEEAERVHKAVDEIFAAALAVGGTLSGEHGIGMTKRRYIADALGEDGVVALKAVKQAFDPKGILNPDKIW; from the coding sequence ATGATAAACGAAGCCATCAAAGAAAAACTGAGGACGGCCGTCGGGCCGGAAAACGTGCTCGACAAAGACCTCGACCGGTTCGGATACTCCTACGATTCCTCCTTCATTCCCCTGCTGCCGGCCAACAGTCCCGAGCTTGTCGTCCGCCCGCTGACGACCGCCGAGGTATCCGCAGTCATGGCCATCGCCCACGAGCACGGCATACCCGTGACCGCCAGGGGCGCGGCCAGCGGTCGCACCGGCGGCAGCATCCCGGTAAAGGGGGGCATATCGCTGTCCCTCGACCGGATGACGAAAATAATCGAGCTTGACGAGCGCAACATGATGGTTACCGCGGAAGCGGGGGTAAGGACGATCGACCTATACAACCACTGCGCCGCCAAAGGCCTGTTTTACCCGCCCGACCCGGCCAGCTGGAAAATGTCGACCATCGGCGGCAACGTCGCCGAGAACGCCGGCGGCATGCGGGCCGTAAAATACGGCGTGACCAGCAACTATGTCATGGGCCTGGAGGTCGTCCTCGCCGACGGCCGCGTCATCACCACCGGCGGCAAGGCGATCAAGAACGTTACCGGCTACAATCTCACCAGTCTGTTCACCGGCTCGGAAGGCACCCTCGGCATAATCACCAAGGTGCTGCTCAGGCTGATTCCCATGCCCAAAGCCCGCAACACCCTCCAGCTCATGTTCCCCTCGCTCGACGACGCCTGCGCCACCATCCACGGCATGCTTCAGGCGGGGGTCGTGCCCGCTTCGGCAGAACTGATGGACAAAATGAGCATCCAGGCGGTCGCCCGTCACCGCAAGATGGATATCGACCCCGCCATCGAGGCGTGCGTCATCATCGAGGTCGACGGCGAAGACGAGGCCGCCCTCGCCAAGCAGGCCGGCCAGATCAAGCAGATTGCCCGCGGCTTCGCCGTGGCCGAAGTCCGCATCGCCGCGTCGCCCAAGGAAGCCGACGACATCTGGGCCATCCGCCGCGGCCTGAGTTCGGCCGTCGGCGCCATGGCGCCCACCCGCCTAGGCGAAGACATCTCGGTGCCGCGGGACGCCTTTCCCGAAGTCGTCCGCCGCATCAAAAAGATATCGGAAAAGTACAACCTCCCCATCGCCGTTTACGGCCACGCCGGCGACGGCAATCTCCACCCGTCGGTGCTTTGCGACCTCCAAAATCCCGAAGAAGCCGAGCGCGTCCACAAGGCGGTCGACGAAATCTTCGCCGCCGCGCTGGCCGTTGGCGGCACCCTTTCCGGCGAGCACGGCATCGGCATGACCAAGCGGCGCTACATCGCCGACGCCCTGGGTGAGGACGGCGTGGTCGCCCTCAAGGCCGTCAAGCAGGCCTTCGACCCCAAAGGCATCCTCAACCCCGACAAAATCTGGTGA
- a CDS encoding TRAP transporter permease — protein sequence MANKKDDIEKKTAGSAIAPDKAAELGAEEILAKYDPEFSFRKLKGYWPHIVTAICVIWSIGQLYTAAFGVFPSTLQRAPHVGFALVLIYILYAVSRKRTSDTVPWNDLILIVLSAGVALYHVIFYEDIIYKAGNFDNLDFAVSLVAVLLILEASRRVCGIVITVLAAIFLVYAYVGPELPGFLAHPGFTVKRIVTFQWLSTEGILGIPIDVSSTFIFLFMLFASFLRRSGIGDWMTNVAVGLTGGAVGGPAKAAVIASSLQGTISGSSVANVVGTGSVTIPLMKSIGYRREFAGAVEACASTGGQLMPPIMGAAAFVMTEFLNIPYINIAIAAAIPAVFYFTGVFISVHLEAKKTGLHGIPKEDLPDWRGLLRTRWTLAMPIVAIVAFLTYGFTPMLAALLGLIAIIAVSFLHAETRMSLKDFVQGLEDGARSALPVVVACATAGIIVGIITLSGLGLKMAGGIVALAGGSVYLTLIFTMISSLILGMGVPTTANYIIQSTISAPALIQVGIPPLAAHLFVFYFGIIADITPPVALAAFAASGVAKSAPFRTGIEAFKLGYGAYIVPYVFVMFPSLLFIRFSLPSFVEGLMTTFLGIFAIGACATGYFRRPCRWWERVLLLVAGFSLISPLLQYEIAGVAIMVFLYVRQRTAVKREAGIDA from the coding sequence ATGGCAAACAAAAAAGACGACATCGAAAAAAAGACCGCAGGGTCTGCGATAGCTCCCGACAAGGCCGCCGAACTGGGGGCCGAAGAGATTCTCGCCAAATACGACCCCGAGTTCAGCTTCCGCAAGCTGAAGGGGTACTGGCCGCACATCGTCACCGCCATCTGCGTGATTTGGTCGATCGGCCAGCTATATACCGCCGCCTTCGGCGTCTTTCCCTCCACCCTCCAGCGGGCGCCCCACGTCGGCTTCGCCCTCGTCCTCATCTACATCCTCTATGCAGTAAGCCGCAAACGCACAAGCGACACCGTTCCCTGGAACGACCTCATCCTGATCGTTCTGTCGGCCGGCGTAGCCCTCTACCACGTTATTTTTTACGAGGACATAATTTACAAGGCCGGCAACTTTGACAACCTCGATTTCGCCGTATCGCTGGTCGCCGTCCTGCTCATCCTCGAAGCCAGCCGGCGCGTGTGCGGCATCGTCATCACCGTGCTGGCCGCCATCTTTCTCGTCTACGCCTACGTCGGCCCCGAGCTTCCCGGTTTTCTCGCCCACCCCGGCTTTACCGTCAAGCGCATCGTCACCTTCCAGTGGCTGAGCACCGAGGGCATCCTCGGCATCCCCATCGACGTCTCCTCGACCTTTATCTTTCTTTTCATGCTCTTCGCCTCTTTTTTGAGAAGATCGGGCATCGGCGACTGGATGACCAACGTTGCCGTCGGCCTTACCGGCGGCGCTGTGGGCGGCCCGGCCAAGGCGGCGGTAATTGCCAGCTCGCTGCAGGGGACGATATCCGGCAGTTCGGTCGCCAACGTCGTCGGGACCGGCTCGGTCACCATCCCCCTTATGAAAAGTATCGGCTACCGGCGTGAATTCGCCGGCGCCGTCGAAGCGTGCGCCTCCACCGGCGGCCAGCTTATGCCTCCGATCATGGGGGCCGCGGCCTTCGTCATGACCGAGTTTCTCAACATCCCCTACATAAATATCGCCATCGCCGCCGCCATCCCCGCCGTTTTCTACTTCACCGGCGTTTTCATCTCCGTCCACCTCGAAGCCAAAAAGACCGGCCTGCACGGCATACCGAAGGAAGATTTGCCCGACTGGCGAGGCTTGCTGAGAACGCGCTGGACTCTGGCCATGCCGATCGTCGCCATCGTCGCCTTTCTTACCTACGGGTTCACGCCGATGCTCGCCGCCCTCCTGGGCCTCATCGCCATCATCGCCGTTTCCTTCCTCCATGCCGAAACGCGCATGAGTCTGAAGGACTTCGTCCAAGGTCTCGAGGACGGGGCGCGCTCGGCCCTTCCGGTAGTCGTGGCCTGCGCCACCGCCGGCATCATCGTCGGCATCATAACCCTCTCCGGGCTGGGCCTTAAAATGGCCGGCGGCATCGTGGCCCTCGCCGGCGGCAGCGTCTACCTGACCCTTATCTTCACGATGATCAGCTCCCTCATCCTCGGCATGGGCGTGCCGACCACCGCCAACTACATCATCCAGTCGACAATCTCCGCCCCGGCCCTCATTCAGGTCGGCATCCCGCCGCTGGCGGCTCACCTGTTCGTCTTCTACTTCGGCATCATCGCCGACATCACCCCGCCTGTGGCCCTGGCCGCCTTCGCCGCCTCCGGCGTCGCCAAATCCGCCCCTTTCCGGACCGGTATCGAAGCATTCAAACTCGGCTACGGCGCCTACATCGTTCCTTATGTATTCGTCATGTTCCCCTCGTTGCTGTTTATCCGCTTTTCCCTGCCCAGCTTTGTGGAAGGACTAATGACAACCTTCTTAGGCATCTTCGCCATCGGCGCGTGCGCCACCGGCTACTTCCGCCGCCCGTGCCGCTGGTGGGAAAGGGTATTGTTGCTTGTCGCCGGCTTTTCGCTGATCTCGCCCCTCCTGCAGTATGAAATAGCCGGGGTCGCCATTATGGTTTTTCTGTACGTGCGCCAACGCACCGCCGTCAAGCGGGAAGCCGGCATAGACGCATAA
- a CDS encoding efflux RND transporter periplasmic adaptor subunit, giving the protein MQTMTTTFRRYRWWLAGLLALAAAAAGGAFYYQKSSTPVAAVTTAVVERGDIRSVVAATGTLKALNSVDISSRVTGLISEVKVKENDLVKAGQVLAILDDTSVRAQVEQYRAQAANYAAVYERSRKLYAIGGESAQQLDSDRTNHLVAKANYENFVTQLGYYVITSPIDGMVVGTPTPAGQTVVQGISAAQVLMTIADLAKMEIKVLVDETDIGKIKAGQQVSFTVDAYADKTFTGKVTSISRSATTSSNVIYYPVYVAVNTPQDLLFPTMTARVAINVGESKNVLVVPLSAVKEEKGEKYVQVMAGGQELSKTVQAGLSGDENIEIVSGLSEGEQVVLPTEKPRTTSSKNQGPPPPF; this is encoded by the coding sequence ATGCAGACAATGACAACGACTTTCCGGCGCTACAGGTGGTGGCTGGCGGGCCTGCTCGCCCTGGCTGCCGCCGCGGCGGGCGGCGCGTTCTATTATCAGAAGAGCTCCACCCCCGTCGCCGCCGTCACCACGGCCGTGGTCGAACGGGGCGACATCCGGTCGGTGGTGGCGGCCACCGGCACCCTTAAGGCTTTGAATTCGGTTGACATCAGTTCGCGGGTGACGGGACTGATCAGCGAGGTCAAGGTCAAGGAGAACGACCTTGTCAAAGCCGGCCAGGTGCTGGCGATCCTCGACGATACGAGCGTCCGGGCGCAGGTCGAGCAGTACCGCGCCCAGGCGGCCAATTACGCCGCCGTCTACGAACGGAGCAGAAAGCTGTACGCCATCGGCGGTGAATCGGCCCAGCAGCTCGATTCGGACCGGACCAACCACCTTGTGGCGAAGGCCAATTACGAAAATTTCGTCACCCAGCTCGGTTATTACGTGATAACCTCGCCGATCGACGGCATGGTGGTCGGCACGCCCACCCCGGCCGGCCAGACGGTCGTGCAGGGCATCTCGGCCGCCCAGGTGCTTATGACGATCGCCGATCTGGCCAAGATGGAGATCAAGGTTCTCGTGGATGAGACGGACATTGGCAAAATCAAGGCGGGCCAGCAGGTCTCCTTCACCGTCGACGCCTACGCCGACAAAACCTTCACCGGGAAGGTTACCAGTATTTCGCGCAGCGCCACAACCTCGTCGAACGTCATCTACTATCCGGTGTATGTAGCGGTCAACACGCCCCAGGACCTGCTCTTCCCCACGATGACCGCCAGGGTGGCCATCAATGTCGGCGAAAGCAAAAACGTCCTCGTCGTGCCTTTGTCCGCCGTCAAGGAAGAGAAAGGCGAAAAATACGTGCAGGTCATGGCCGGCGGCCAAGAGCTGAGCAAAACCGTCCAGGCCGGCCTGAGCGGCGACGAAAATATCGAAATAGTAAGCGGGCTCAGCGAAGGCGAGCAGGTCGTATTACCGACCGAGAAGCCGCGCACGACAAGCAGCAAGAACCAAGGGCCGCCGCCGCCCTTCTAA
- a CDS encoding aspartate aminotransferase family protein: MDNVFYRSVRKTHLEVDHGEGAYLFDTAGNKYLDACCGAAVSNLGHAHPEVVKAMTEQAQKVAFSHLSRWTSKPIRELADLVGGLAPGSLNKLYLVSGGSEATESALKLARQYYLERDGKTSKYRLISRWKAFHGNTIGALSMTGDKRRKKYAPLLLNFPKAAPCYCYRCEFGEKPETCGARCAYDLERILKLEGADTISAFIAEPVVGAACGALVPHPQYFKIIRQLCDKYDILFIDDEVMAGFGRTGSMFAIEDYGVVPDMICVAKGMSAGYAPLGGVIVKDEVFDAFVKGSGIFVHGHTYGGNPLAAAVAVAVVQILVRDQLAENSRVVGKYLLEKLQEKALPFWFVGDVRGKGLMQGVEFVRDKKTKEPFPVAQGVAEKVTQKLMKHGIIVYPGTGNADGENGDQFLLAPPLNITKDQADEIVAAMVAGFGELDQELR; the protein is encoded by the coding sequence ATGGATAACGTTTTTTACCGCAGTGTGCGTAAAACGCACCTGGAGGTGGACCATGGCGAAGGGGCCTACCTGTTCGACACCGCCGGCAACAAATACCTCGACGCCTGCTGCGGCGCGGCCGTGTCCAACCTGGGCCACGCCCACCCCGAGGTTGTGAAGGCGATGACCGAACAAGCCCAAAAGGTCGCGTTCAGCCACCTGTCCCGCTGGACGTCGAAGCCCATCCGGGAGCTGGCCGATCTTGTCGGCGGCCTGGCACCCGGGTCGCTGAACAAGCTCTACCTGGTGTCCGGCGGCTCGGAGGCGACCGAGTCGGCGCTTAAGCTCGCCCGCCAGTATTACCTGGAGCGCGACGGCAAAACGAGCAAGTACCGGCTGATTTCCCGCTGGAAAGCTTTCCACGGCAATACGATCGGCGCTCTGTCGATGACCGGGGATAAGCGGCGGAAAAAATACGCGCCGCTGCTGCTGAATTTCCCGAAGGCGGCCCCGTGTTACTGCTACCGCTGCGAGTTCGGCGAAAAGCCGGAGACCTGCGGCGCGCGCTGCGCGTACGATCTGGAGCGAATCCTGAAGCTGGAGGGCGCTGACACCATTTCCGCGTTTATCGCCGAACCGGTGGTGGGCGCGGCCTGTGGCGCGCTGGTTCCCCACCCGCAGTATTTCAAGATCATCCGCCAGCTTTGCGACAAGTACGATATCCTGTTCATCGACGACGAGGTGATGGCGGGGTTCGGGCGGACCGGCTCGATGTTCGCCATCGAGGATTACGGCGTGGTCCCGGATATGATCTGCGTGGCCAAAGGGATGAGCGCCGGCTATGCGCCGCTCGGCGGCGTCATTGTCAAGGACGAGGTCTTTGATGCCTTTGTGAAGGGGTCGGGCATCTTCGTCCACGGCCACACTTACGGCGGCAACCCGCTGGCGGCCGCGGTCGCGGTAGCGGTCGTCCAAATCCTCGTCCGCGACCAGCTCGCCGAAAACTCCCGCGTCGTCGGCAAATACCTGCTGGAGAAGCTGCAGGAAAAGGCGCTGCCGTTCTGGTTCGTCGGCGACGTGCGCGGCAAGGGGCTGATGCAGGGGGTCGAATTCGTCCGCGACAAAAAGACCAAGGAGCCGTTCCCGGTGGCCCAGGGGGTTGCGGAGAAAGTCACCCAGAAGCTTATGAAGCACGGCATCATCGTTTATCCCGGCACAGGCAACGCCGACGGGGAAAATGGCGACCAGTTCCTGCTGGCGCCGCCGCTGAACATCACCAAGGATCAGGCCGACGAGATCGTGGCCGCCATGGTGGCCGGGTTCGGCGAACTCGATCAAGAGTTAAGATAA
- a CDS encoding HAMP domain-containing sensor histidine kinase — MISIRTKLFLNISFLLVFFVLAAWCLSALFLEGFYTRNKKSALIDSALAIDALYRAGDKNIALELERIANQIGAGIIITDSDGYLKYSSFERLANRQVAAIPPRAGAMDKPPPPAITIIAREDIDGNSVLESQNDQGLNVRFMLLRRRLSGGDVLVIRLPLAAVTESAAYANRFMAFSGLLAILAGCTWAYFFARRFTVPLRDLSNVAASISRLDFSQWCHIDGDDEVGRLGKSVNNLSSQLSKAIAALNEKNRQLAADVEKERNLDKLRRSFVSNVSHELKTPISLILGYAEGLRENVVRDKADKEYYCAVIADEAEKMAKLVNGLLDLSQIESGYFRLERTDFDLSLLLDEIALKYRAILYEKDITLRIERPSSLMVNGDILRIEQVITNMLNNAITHAAGARLVKITAEAAGDRARVNVYNTGGHIPQESLGDLWQSFYKADKARTRELGGHGLGLSIVRAIQELHGNAYGVENVAGGVRFWFALYKAS; from the coding sequence ATGATTTCCATCAGAACAAAGCTGTTCCTGAATATCAGCTTTCTGCTCGTCTTTTTCGTGCTCGCCGCCTGGTGCCTGAGCGCCCTGTTCCTGGAAGGCTTCTACACGCGCAACAAAAAAAGCGCCCTGATCGACAGCGCCCTGGCGATCGACGCCCTTTACCGAGCCGGCGACAAGAACATCGCGTTGGAGCTCGAGCGCATCGCCAACCAAATCGGTGCCGGCATCATCATCACCGACAGCGACGGTTATCTCAAATATAGCTCTTTCGAGCGCCTGGCCAACCGGCAGGTTGCCGCGATTCCTCCCCGCGCCGGCGCCATGGACAAGCCGCCGCCCCCGGCGATAACGATAATCGCCCGCGAGGACATCGACGGCAATTCGGTGCTCGAATCCCAGAACGATCAAGGGCTCAATGTCCGGTTCATGCTCCTTAGGCGCCGGCTGAGCGGCGGCGATGTCCTGGTCATCAGACTCCCTCTGGCCGCCGTGACGGAAAGCGCCGCCTACGCCAACAGGTTCATGGCCTTTTCCGGCCTGCTGGCCATCCTGGCCGGCTGCACCTGGGCATACTTTTTCGCGCGGCGTTTCACCGTGCCGTTGCGGGACCTCAGCAACGTGGCGGCAAGTATCTCCCGGCTCGATTTCTCCCAATGGTGCCACATCGACGGCGACGACGAAGTGGGCCGCCTCGGCAAAAGCGTCAACAATCTGTCCAGCCAGCTCAGCAAAGCGATCGCCGCGCTAAATGAAAAGAACAGACAACTTGCCGCCGACGTGGAAAAAGAACGAAACCTGGACAAGCTGCGCAGGAGCTTCGTATCCAACGTCTCCCACGAACTGAAGACGCCGATCTCCCTAATCCTCGGGTACGCGGAAGGGCTTAGGGAAAACGTGGTCCGCGACAAGGCCGACAAGGAATATTATTGCGCGGTGATCGCCGACGAGGCCGAAAAAATGGCTAAACTGGTCAACGGTCTGCTCGACCTGTCGCAGATCGAGTCGGGATACTTCCGGCTGGAACGGACGGACTTCGATTTATCGCTGCTGCTTGACGAGATTGCGTTAAAATACCGCGCCATCCTCTACGAGAAGGATATCACCCTGCGGATCGAGCGGCCGTCCTCGCTGATGGTCAACGGCGACATCCTGCGGATCGAGCAGGTGATCACGAACATGCTCAACAACGCCATTACTCACGCCGCCGGGGCGCGTCTCGTCAAAATCACGGCCGAAGCCGCGGGAGACCGTGCCAGGGTGAATGTGTATAATACCGGCGGTCACATACCCCAGGAAAGCCTTGGCGATCTGTGGCAAAGTTTTTACAAAGCGGATAAGGCGAGGACCAGGGAACTCGGCGGACACGGGTTGGGGCTGTCGATCGTGCGGGCCATCCAGGAATTGCACGGCAACGCCTACGGGGTGGAGAACGTCGCGGGAGGAGTCAGGTTCTGGTTCGCGCTCTACAAAGCCTCCTGA
- a CDS encoding response regulator transcription factor translates to MRKAILIADDEQRMRKLIADYLLREGYTVIEAGDGRDAIEKFRRDKVDLAILDVMMPGYDGWTVCREIRKLSGIPVIMLTAKGEEVDQLFGFEIGADEYITKPFSPRVLTARVNAIFRRAGDENARQLSCDGLEIDPDARVVTVDGCRLEFSPKEYELLVYLAGNKGRALSREQILNSVWDYDYFGDLRTVDTHINRVRTKIGTRSHLIQTIRGYGYRFGGEQ, encoded by the coding sequence ATGCGCAAAGCGATACTCATCGCCGACGACGAGCAGCGGATGCGGAAATTGATCGCCGATTATCTTCTCCGCGAAGGCTACACCGTCATCGAGGCAGGCGACGGACGGGACGCTATTGAGAAATTCCGCCGGGACAAGGTCGATCTGGCCATTCTCGACGTCATGATGCCGGGCTACGACGGCTGGACGGTCTGCCGTGAAATCCGGAAGCTGTCCGGCATCCCCGTCATCATGCTGACCGCGAAAGGGGAGGAGGTTGATCAACTTTTCGGTTTCGAAATCGGCGCCGACGAATACATAACCAAGCCTTTCAGCCCCAGGGTGCTCACCGCGCGGGTAAACGCCATTTTTCGCCGCGCCGGGGATGAAAATGCCCGGCAGCTTTCCTGCGACGGGCTTGAGATCGACCCCGACGCCCGCGTCGTAACCGTCGACGGTTGCCGGCTGGAGTTCAGCCCCAAGGAATACGAACTGCTCGTCTATCTCGCCGGCAACAAGGGGCGGGCGTTAAGCCGGGAGCAGATCCTCAACAGCGTTTGGGATTACGATTATTTCGGCGACCTGCGCACTGTCGACACCCACATCAACCGAGTGCGAACGAAAATTGGCACGAGAAGCCACCTTATTCAGACGATCAGAGGGTACGGCTACCGGTTCGGGGGCGAGCAATGA
- a CDS encoding TAXI family TRAP transporter solute-binding subunit, protein MHLRKTATLVLAVFVLAILAAGCGGGDKKAATPKTEQLFLLTGSTGGTYYPLGGAIANTWNKHLAGKVQVTSQPSGASVENLKRIGKGEAHLGMAMNNIADQAWKGEGAAFKDTKAIKNFRAIGVIYPEVYQGFVAADSPVKSIADLKGMKVAIGPTGSGTAVISKDIFAEYGLQFSDFKPEYAGFGDAANKFKDGHIDADFGVLSVPAAAIQDVMTVRKIKIVEIKGPEFAKLKAKFPFFSQFVIPKGTYGNDQDVYTVSMQAALYCKADLKDDLVYQLTKTFYEKNAEIAAAHAAGKYIKLEKALDGITTPLHPGAIKYYKEKGVKVPDNLIPK, encoded by the coding sequence ATGCATCTTCGGAAAACAGCCACTCTGGTCCTCGCGGTCTTCGTGCTCGCCATCCTGGCTGCAGGCTGCGGCGGCGGGGACAAAAAGGCCGCCACGCCGAAAACCGAGCAACTCTTCCTGCTGACCGGCTCCACCGGCGGCACCTACTACCCGCTCGGCGGCGCGATCGCCAACACCTGGAACAAGCACCTCGCCGGCAAAGTTCAGGTAACCTCCCAGCCTTCGGGCGCCTCGGTCGAAAACCTCAAACGCATCGGCAAAGGGGAAGCCCATCTCGGCATGGCTATGAACAACATCGCCGACCAGGCCTGGAAAGGCGAAGGAGCCGCTTTCAAAGACACCAAAGCCATCAAAAACTTCCGGGCCATCGGCGTCATCTACCCTGAGGTATATCAAGGCTTCGTCGCCGCCGACAGCCCCGTCAAATCCATCGCCGATCTCAAAGGCATGAAAGTAGCCATCGGCCCCACCGGCAGCGGCACGGCCGTAATCTCCAAGGACATCTTCGCCGAATACGGCCTGCAGTTCTCCGACTTCAAACCCGAATACGCAGGCTTTGGCGACGCGGCCAACAAATTCAAAGACGGCCATATCGACGCCGACTTCGGCGTTCTCAGCGTCCCGGCCGCAGCTATCCAGGACGTCATGACCGTCCGCAAGATCAAGATAGTCGAAATCAAGGGGCCGGAATTCGCCAAACTAAAGGCCAAGTTCCCCTTCTTCAGCCAGTTCGTAATCCCCAAGGGAACCTACGGCAACGACCAAGACGTCTACACGGTCAGCATGCAGGCCGCTCTGTACTGCAAGGCCGACCTTAAGGACGACCTCGTTTACCAGCTGACCAAGACCTTCTACGAGAAAAACGCCGAAATCGCCGCCGCCCATGCCGCGGGCAAATACATCAAGCTGGAGAAAGCCCTGGACGGCATCACCACCCCGCTCCATCCCGGAGCCATCAAGTACTATAAAGAAAAAGGCGTAAAAGTCCCCGACAACCTCATCCCCAAATAG
- a CDS encoding 3-keto-5-aminohexanoate cleavage protein, giving the protein MEKLIITVAPTGNVPTREMTPHVPLTPEDIANDALECYRAGASVCHIHARDAEGKPTHLRGSFEAIIKAIDATGCPIIRQISTGARAGKTLEDRAQPLELNPASASLSTGSSNFPHSANVNDPPLVRFLAKTMLERNIKPEIEVFDTAMIHNALELKKEGLLKDPLQFNLVMGVKGSQPATAKQLFHLVECLPPGCVWSVSAIGPAHVPLSTVAIALGGHVRVGLEDNVYYSKGVLATNLALVKRIADIARAFGREIATPEDAKLILGL; this is encoded by the coding sequence ATGGAGAAGCTTATCATCACCGTCGCGCCCACCGGCAACGTCCCCACCCGCGAGATGACGCCCCACGTACCGCTCACGCCGGAGGATATCGCCAACGACGCGCTCGAGTGCTACCGGGCAGGGGCCTCGGTATGCCATATCCACGCTCGTGACGCCGAGGGCAAGCCGACCCACCTGCGCGGCAGCTTCGAGGCGATCATAAAGGCGATCGACGCCACCGGCTGCCCGATCATCCGCCAGATTTCGACGGGCGCCCGGGCCGGAAAAACGCTGGAGGACCGGGCGCAGCCGCTGGAGCTTAACCCTGCGTCAGCCAGCCTGTCGACAGGGTCGTCGAACTTCCCCCATTCGGCCAATGTCAACGATCCTCCGTTGGTCCGCTTCCTGGCCAAGACGATGCTGGAACGGAACATCAAGCCGGAAATCGAGGTTTTCGATACCGCCATGATCCACAACGCCCTTGAGCTGAAGAAGGAAGGGCTGCTGAAGGACCCGCTGCAGTTCAACCTGGTGATGGGCGTGAAAGGCTCGCAGCCGGCGACTGCCAAACAGCTCTTCCACCTCGTCGAATGTCTGCCTCCGGGCTGCGTGTGGTCGGTATCCGCCATCGGCCCGGCCCACGTGCCGCTGTCGACCGTCGCCATTGCGCTGGGAGGCCACGTGCGGGTGGGACTGGAGGACAACGTCTACTATTCGAAAGGCGTCCTCGCCACCAACCTGGCGCTGGTCAAGCGGATCGCGGACATCGCCAGGGCATTCGGCCGGGAGATCGCGACCCCGGAGGACGCGAAGCTGATACTGGGGCTGTAA